The following proteins are co-located in the Billgrantia tianxiuensis genome:
- a CDS encoding efflux RND transporter permease subunit: MIRWFAGHPTAANLLLILLLAAGLFAAPSLKRETFPDYRPVEVSVEVAYRGASAADVEDAICRRLFDAVKGVEFLDEFVCVAQDNLASATATMEAGGDAIRFMSEIDTEVGAITELPARAELPVVRELHRSDLVAAVAVTADMPIRQLEEYALRLEERIMALPGVADVAIHGMSQRQWQVEVPREVLGQHGLSAQELAQRISAQSLDLPLGTLETADRDILLRFTDQRRSMAELAELVVVSDAGGGELTLGELATFTEAGERAEETLRFNSEPALVLEVSKALREDALTVKERLEALLEDECHRFDGGISLTLTQDATSIVRDRLRMLVDNGLMGLVLVVLVMSLFFRPRLALWAVLGLPVAFMGAFAVMAFAGLSLNMITLVALLMAIGIVMDDAIVITDNIASHALHRKSPLEAVVEGTRQVLPGVLSSFLTTVAVFTPLSFLAGELGAVLEVLPVVLIAALMASLIEAFWILPHHLKGSVGSLGDGHDSRFRAAFERRFANFREAVGGWPTGRSAFGMRCWACC; encoded by the coding sequence ATGATTCGCTGGTTCGCCGGGCATCCCACCGCTGCCAACCTGCTGCTGATCCTGCTGCTGGCCGCCGGATTGTTCGCCGCCCCCAGCCTCAAGCGCGAGACTTTCCCCGACTATCGCCCGGTTGAGGTGTCCGTGGAGGTGGCCTACCGCGGGGCCAGCGCCGCCGACGTCGAGGATGCAATCTGCCGGCGCCTGTTCGATGCCGTTAAAGGCGTGGAATTCCTCGATGAGTTTGTCTGCGTGGCTCAGGACAACCTGGCCAGCGCCACCGCCACCATGGAGGCCGGCGGCGATGCCATACGCTTCATGAGCGAGATCGATACCGAAGTCGGTGCCATCACTGAGCTACCGGCACGGGCCGAGCTCCCAGTAGTTCGCGAACTGCACCGCAGCGATCTGGTCGCCGCGGTCGCAGTAACAGCCGACATGCCCATTCGCCAGCTCGAGGAGTACGCCCTGCGCCTGGAGGAGCGCATCATGGCGCTGCCCGGCGTGGCGGACGTGGCAATCCATGGCATGTCGCAGCGCCAATGGCAGGTCGAGGTGCCCCGCGAGGTGCTCGGCCAGCATGGCCTCTCGGCTCAGGAGCTGGCGCAACGCATCTCCGCTCAGAGCCTGGACCTGCCGCTGGGCACTCTGGAAACGGCCGATCGCGATATTTTGCTGCGCTTTACCGACCAGCGCCGCTCCATGGCCGAACTGGCCGAGCTGGTGGTAGTTTCCGACGCCGGAGGTGGTGAACTTACTCTTGGTGAGCTGGCCACCTTCACTGAGGCCGGTGAGCGCGCGGAAGAGACGCTTCGCTTCAATAGCGAGCCGGCGCTGGTGCTGGAGGTTAGCAAGGCGCTGCGTGAAGATGCCCTGACGGTCAAGGAGCGGCTCGAGGCGCTGCTCGAGGACGAGTGTCACCGCTTCGACGGCGGCATATCGCTGACTTTGACCCAGGATGCGACAAGCATTGTCCGCGACCGCTTGCGGATGCTGGTGGATAACGGCTTGATGGGCCTGGTACTGGTAGTGCTGGTGATGAGCCTGTTCTTCCGCCCCCGTCTGGCGCTGTGGGCGGTGCTGGGTCTGCCGGTTGCCTTCATGGGCGCTTTCGCGGTGATGGCGTTCGCCGGGCTGTCGCTCAACATGATCACTCTGGTGGCGCTGTTGATGGCCATCGGTATCGTCATGGATGATGCCATCGTTATCACCGACAACATCGCCTCTCATGCCTTGCACCGGAAGTCGCCGCTGGAGGCAGTGGTCGAGGGAACCCGCCAGGTGCTGCCCGGGGTGCTTTCGTCATTTCTTACCACGGTAGCGGTGTTCACCCCGCTCTCCTTCCTTGCCGGGGAGTTGGGTGCAGTGCTGGAGGTGCTGCCAGTAGTGCTGATCGCAGCGCTAATGGCGAGCCTCATCGAGGCGTTCTGGATCCTCCCTCACCACCTCAAAGGCAGCGTGGGGAGCCTGGGCGATGGTCACGACTCCCGCTTCCGGGCCGCCTTCGAGCGACGTTTCGCAAATTTTCGTGAGGCCGTCGGGGGCTGGCCGACCGGGCGATCCGCTTTCGGCATGCGGTGCTGGGCCTGTTGCTGA
- a CDS encoding efflux RND transporter permease subunit encodes MAGQLRAALLGEIADTQRIGDQEIEVLIRLAEGDRSSLDDLADLTIALPGGLRVPLEVVANAEERREWARITRIDGRRTVTVEANVDARQASGQAIVDDLTGSGWLEVFLTRHPNVAISFEGQVASSAETGGSIGRGLLIGLVGIFVILSFQFRSYVEPLIVMLSIPLAFIGAIWGHVLMGYYLSMPSLIGAASLAGIVVNNAILLIHFIKTHRERGLDAVAAAGQASRDRLRAILISSTTTIAGLLPLLAETSTQAAAIKPLVISVVFGLLSATVLVLLVIPALYVLFDDWGWLGKATEMEPLPDQLSKD; translated from the coding sequence GTGGCCGGCCAACTGCGCGCGGCGCTGCTGGGTGAGATTGCCGATACCCAGCGCATCGGCGACCAGGAGATCGAAGTGCTGATCCGCCTAGCCGAGGGGGACAGAAGCTCCCTTGATGATCTGGCGGACCTTACCATCGCCCTGCCGGGTGGGCTCCGGGTGCCTCTGGAGGTGGTGGCCAACGCCGAGGAGCGACGCGAATGGGCGCGCATCACCCGTATCGACGGGCGGCGTACCGTCACCGTGGAAGCCAACGTGGATGCACGCCAAGCCAGCGGCCAGGCTATCGTCGATGACCTCACCGGTAGCGGCTGGCTGGAGGTTTTCCTTACCCGCCACCCCAATGTGGCGATCTCCTTCGAGGGGCAGGTGGCCAGCTCCGCCGAGACCGGCGGCTCCATCGGCCGCGGGCTGTTGATCGGCCTGGTGGGGATCTTCGTGATCCTCTCCTTCCAGTTTCGCAGTTACGTGGAGCCGCTAATCGTCATGCTCTCGATCCCGCTGGCCTTCATCGGCGCCATCTGGGGCCATGTGCTCATGGGCTACTACCTCTCCATGCCCTCGCTGATTGGTGCGGCGTCGCTGGCCGGTATTGTGGTCAACAACGCCATCCTGCTGATCCACTTCATCAAGACCCATCGCGAGCGTGGGTTGGATGCCGTTGCAGCCGCCGGCCAGGCTAGCCGCGACCGGCTGCGCGCCATCCTGATCTCGTCCACCACTACCATCGCCGGGCTGCTGCCACTGCTGGCAGAAACCAGTACCCAGGCGGCGGCCATCAAGCCACTGGTGATCTCGGTGGTGTTTGGCCTGCTCAGCGCTACTGTGCTCGTACTGTTGGTGATCCCGGCACTCTACGTGCTGTTCGACGACTGGGGGTGGCTAGGCAAGGCAACGGAGATGGAGCCGCTCCCGGATCAGTTGAGCAAGGACTGA
- a CDS encoding hexameric tyrosine-coordinated heme protein — protein MTIIAPKSSATRYASIAIVSLLGLLMGAAVLSADEHEGQAASDSWLPSLMTETPREGFALAVKLSQKGVATTQTDAEVRKELRPEYAADPNSLIAISHVIATHFQTVAAANDYWRE, from the coding sequence ATGACGATCATTGCGCCGAAGTCCTCCGCGACCAGGTACGCAAGCATTGCTATCGTAAGCCTCCTAGGGCTACTGATGGGTGCGGCCGTCCTATCGGCGGACGAACACGAGGGGCAGGCAGCCTCCGATTCGTGGTTGCCCAGTCTCATGACGGAAACTCCTCGGGAGGGGTTTGCCCTGGCCGTGAAACTATCGCAGAAGGGTGTCGCCACGACACAGACCGATGCCGAAGTGCGAAAAGAGCTACGACCGGAGTACGCAGCAGATCCCAACAGCCTTATTGCCATTTCGCATGTCATTGCGACCCATTTCCAGACGGTGGCTGCGGCTAACGACTACTGGCGCGAGTGA
- the hmpA gene encoding NO-inducible flavohemoprotein yields MLTSQQEQLIEATAPVVAEHLDAITQRFYPLMFKRYPDVASLFNEAHQQSGAQQRALAGAVLAYVQLRQDPARARGVLATVVEKHVSLGIQPDQYPIVGECLMAAIGEELGDALTPEIAEAWAALYEELAGLLIELEDRRYQAFALKPGGWRGLRRFRIAATRQESAMIRSFVLEPEDEGPVADHEPGQYIGVRLGIEGETLYRHYSLSDLPNGRTYRISIKREPEGRASRYFHDVLNVGDSVDLLPPAGELTLQGGNEPLLLISGGVGQTPILPLARQALAEGRQVVYLHAAIDAEHHAFRQEVAAMREVHPSKLKVVAIHEYGDDADHCGRLDRELLRHYLPASNPRCYFVGPQGFMSAVNQALAELGVEEDRRHFEHFGPSRPIEAA; encoded by the coding sequence ATGCTCACCTCACAGCAGGAGCAGCTCATCGAGGCCACCGCCCCGGTGGTAGCAGAGCACCTCGATGCCATTACCCAGCGTTTCTATCCGTTGATGTTCAAGCGCTACCCCGACGTGGCCTCGCTGTTCAATGAGGCGCACCAGCAGAGCGGTGCCCAGCAACGGGCCCTGGCCGGTGCCGTATTGGCCTACGTGCAGCTGCGCCAGGATCCCGCCAGGGCGAGAGGAGTGCTGGCCACAGTGGTAGAGAAACACGTGTCGCTGGGCATTCAGCCCGACCAGTACCCCATTGTCGGCGAGTGCCTGATGGCCGCCATCGGCGAGGAGCTGGGTGACGCTCTGACGCCAGAGATCGCCGAAGCGTGGGCAGCGCTCTATGAAGAGCTGGCCGGCCTGTTGATTGAGCTGGAAGATCGTCGGTACCAGGCTTTCGCTCTGAAACCCGGTGGCTGGCGCGGTTTACGTCGATTCCGCATCGCCGCGACTCGGCAAGAAAGCGCGATGATTCGCTCCTTCGTCCTCGAGCCGGAGGACGAAGGCCCGGTAGCAGATCATGAGCCCGGCCAGTACATCGGCGTGCGACTCGGTATCGAGGGCGAGACGCTCTATCGCCACTACAGCCTCTCGGACCTGCCAAATGGCCGCACCTATCGGATCTCGATCAAGCGTGAGCCCGAGGGTCGAGCCAGCCGCTACTTTCACGACGTGCTCAACGTTGGCGACAGCGTAGACCTTCTGCCTCCGGCCGGGGAGCTTACGCTACAGGGAGGCAATGAACCGCTGCTGTTGATCAGTGGTGGAGTGGGCCAGACACCTATTCTGCCGCTGGCTCGCCAGGCGCTGGCCGAGGGTAGGCAGGTAGTCTATCTTCATGCCGCCATCGACGCCGAGCATCACGCCTTCCGGCAGGAGGTCGCCGCGATGCGCGAAGTGCATCCCTCTAAGCTCAAGGTCGTCGCCATACACGAATACGGCGACGATGCCGACCACTGCGGCCGCCTCGATCGCGAGCTACTGAGACACTACCTGCCCGCATCCAACCCGCGCTGCTACTTCGTTGGCCCCCAGGGTTTCATGAGTGCGGTGAACCAGGCCTTGGCAGAGCTCGGCGTTGAAGAGGATCGACGCCACTTTGAGCACTTCGGCCCGTCCCGCCCTATTGAAGCTGCCTGA
- a CDS encoding cobalamin-binding protein, translated as MLALSGPAAGEAYADSLCATDDRDREVCLPVPAGRIAALSPGATELVYAAGAGDQVVAVVDFSDYPPQAQAVPSLGSHTRIDMERLVALRPTLVIGWVTGNPSEQLEMLEALGLPVFYLEPRSFEGVASAIERLGRLAGTADAADREARRFRDGMIELRERYAGRAPVRVFYQVWDEPLMTVNDAHLIGSVLTACGGVNVFGDLERLVPRIGDESVLDADPEAILAGGMGEESREWLTHWEQYTNLTAVAEGNLFFVPPSLIQRPTPRLLEGSRLFCEKLEAARARR; from the coding sequence TTGCTGGCCCTGTCGGGGCCGGCGGCCGGCGAGGCGTATGCCGATTCGCTCTGCGCCACCGACGACCGCGACCGCGAGGTGTGTCTGCCGGTGCCCGCCGGTCGCATCGCCGCGCTGTCGCCCGGTGCGACCGAGCTGGTCTATGCCGCCGGGGCCGGTGACCAGGTAGTGGCCGTAGTGGACTTCAGCGACTACCCGCCGCAGGCCCAGGCGGTGCCTTCGCTGGGCAGCCATACGCGCATCGACATGGAGCGCCTCGTCGCCCTGCGGCCCACACTGGTGATCGGCTGGGTGACCGGCAATCCCTCCGAGCAGCTGGAGATGCTGGAGGCGCTCGGCCTGCCGGTGTTCTACCTCGAGCCGCGGTCCTTCGAGGGCGTGGCCAGCGCCATCGAGCGCCTGGGACGCCTGGCCGGCACAGCCGATGCCGCGGATCGCGAGGCGAGGCGCTTTCGCGACGGCATGATCGAGCTTCGAGAACGCTATGCCGGGCGAGCACCGGTGCGCGTCTTCTATCAGGTGTGGGACGAGCCGCTGATGACCGTCAACGACGCGCACCTGATCGGCTCGGTGCTGACCGCCTGCGGTGGCGTCAACGTTTTCGGCGACCTTGAGCGCCTGGTGCCGCGCATCGGCGACGAGTCGGTGCTCGACGCCGACCCCGAGGCGATATTGGCCGGCGGCATGGGCGAGGAGAGCCGTGAATGGCTCACCCACTGGGAGCAGTACACGAACCTCACGGCGGTGGCGGAGGGCAACCTCTTCTTCGTGCCGCCGTCGCTGATCCAGCGCCCCACGCCGCGCCTGCTCGAGGGCAGCCGGCTGTTCTGCGAGAAACTGGAGGCAGCCCGTGCACGCCGCTAG
- a CDS encoding FecCD family ABC transporter permease — translation MAAMALAVSVGSVNITPAALWEVALGRGDALARTLVLELRVPRALSAFATGGLLALAGALMQVLLRNPLADPYVLGLSGGAAVGALAAMLAGLGGAVISGSAFAGAFLSTLLVFGLAHGTGSWTPSRLLLTGVVVAAGWGAVVTLMLAVSPVERLPGMLYWLMGDLSYAHTPGYPLVVLLGVCLLAFPLGRSLNVLARGALQAAALGVVVRPLEWTIYITASLLTAMAVTTAGSIGFVGLVVPHMLRLMLGNDQRLILPACALAGGTLLVLADTLARTIIAPEQLPVGVITALLGVPTFLYLLYRSR, via the coding sequence ATGGCCGCCATGGCGTTGGCGGTGTCGGTCGGCAGCGTCAACATCACCCCCGCCGCGCTGTGGGAGGTGGCCCTGGGGCGCGGCGACGCCCTGGCGCGCACCTTGGTGTTGGAGCTGCGTGTGCCGCGGGCCCTCTCGGCATTTGCCACCGGTGGCCTGCTGGCATTGGCCGGTGCGCTGATGCAGGTATTGCTGCGCAATCCCTTGGCGGACCCCTACGTGCTGGGCCTCTCGGGCGGTGCCGCAGTGGGAGCGCTGGCGGCGATGCTTGCCGGGTTGGGCGGCGCGGTGATCAGCGGCTCGGCTTTCGCCGGGGCCTTTCTCTCGACACTGCTGGTTTTTGGCCTGGCCCATGGCACCGGCAGTTGGACGCCTTCCCGCCTGCTGCTCACCGGCGTGGTGGTGGCGGCCGGGTGGGGCGCGGTGGTCACGTTGATGCTGGCGGTGAGCCCCGTTGAGCGTCTTCCCGGCATGCTCTACTGGCTGATGGGCGATCTATCCTACGCCCACACACCCGGCTATCCGCTCGTCGTGCTGCTGGGGGTGTGCCTGCTCGCCTTCCCGCTGGGGCGCAGCCTCAACGTGTTGGCCCGCGGGGCGCTGCAGGCCGCGGCCCTGGGCGTGGTGGTGCGTCCGCTGGAGTGGACGATCTACATCACGGCTAGCCTGCTCACCGCCATGGCGGTGACCACGGCCGGCAGCATCGGCTTCGTCGGCCTGGTGGTACCGCACATGCTGCGCCTGATGCTGGGCAACGACCAACGTCTGATCCTGCCTGCTTGTGCCCTGGCTGGCGGCACCCTGCTGGTGCTCGCCGACACCCTGGCGCGCACCATCATCGCTCCGGAACAGCTTCCGGTGGGGGTGATCACGGCGCTGCTCGGCGTACCGACCTTCCTCTACCTGCTCTACCGGAGCCGCTGA
- a CDS encoding ABC transporter ATP-binding protein, whose product MSRLEARNLVIDVPGRRDGRALNLDLEPGQVWGVLGPNGAGKTTLLHTLAGLRAPRAGSVRLDGGALASLPRRRVARALGLVFQERQDGFPATVRETALIGRHPWLSPWQMEGGEDLQLAEAALERLDVDHLAERLVSTLSGGERQRLAIATVLTQAPAIWLADEPTNHLDLHHQTAVMALLAGEAQAGRAVMLCLHDLNLAARWCDHLLLLYPDGEACWGSRDAMLVPAALERLYGQRLATAMVGGAPVFVSVR is encoded by the coding sequence ATGAGCCGACTCGAGGCGCGAAATCTGGTCATCGACGTACCGGGCCGTCGCGACGGTCGGGCGCTGAACCTGGACCTGGAGCCCGGGCAGGTGTGGGGCGTGCTCGGCCCCAACGGGGCCGGCAAAACCACCTTGCTGCATACCCTGGCGGGGCTGCGAGCACCGCGGGCCGGCAGCGTGCGTCTCGACGGGGGCGCGCTCGCCTCGCTGCCGCGCCGCCGGGTCGCCCGCGCCCTGGGCCTGGTCTTCCAGGAGCGCCAGGACGGCTTTCCCGCCACGGTGCGCGAGACGGCATTGATCGGGCGCCATCCCTGGCTGTCGCCCTGGCAGATGGAGGGCGGCGAGGATCTACAGTTGGCCGAGGCTGCGCTCGAGCGGCTCGATGTCGACCACTTGGCCGAGCGGCTAGTCAGCACGCTCTCGGGCGGTGAAAGGCAGCGCCTGGCCATCGCCACGGTGCTGACCCAGGCGCCGGCCATCTGGCTCGCCGACGAGCCAACCAACCATCTTGACCTGCATCACCAGACCGCGGTGATGGCGCTGCTCGCTGGCGAGGCCCAGGCCGGCAGGGCGGTTATGCTGTGCCTGCACGACCTCAACCTCGCCGCTCGCTGGTGCGACCATCTGCTGCTGCTCTACCCCGACGGTGAAGCGTGTTGGGGGTCGCGCGATGCCATGCTGGTACCTGCAGCCCTTGAGCGCCTCTACGGCCAGCGATTGGCCACCGCCATGGTGGGTGGCGCCCCAGTCTTCGTTTCCGTGAGGTGA